In the Terriglobales bacterium genome, TGATGCCGCGCTTGCGGAAGCAGCGCGCCAATTCCTTGGAGACCTCCTCGTCCTCCAGCGGCACCAGCCGCGGCAGCATCTCCAGCAGGGTGACCTCGGTGTCGAAGCTGCGGTAGATGGAGGCGAACTCCACCCCCACCGCGCCCGCGCCCACCACGATCAGCGACTTGGGCAGCGCACTCAGGCTGAGGATCTCGATGTTGGTGAGCACGCGCGAATCCGGCTCGAGGCCCGGCAGCATCCTCGCCTCCGAGCCCGTGGCCAGGATCACGTTCTTGGCCTTGACGAAGGTGGTCTCGCCGCCCGCGCCGCCGCCCCCCGCGGTGAACACCTCCACCGAGAACACGCCGTCCTTGGCCGGCCCGGTCAGCTTGCCGTAGCCCTGGATGGTGGTGACCTTGTTCTTGCGCATCAGGAACTCCAGGCCCTTGGCGTGCTTGGTGACCACCTTGTCCTTGCGCTGCTGCACCGTCGTCCAGTTCAGCTTGGGGGCGCTCACGCCTTCCACTCCGTACTCCTTGGCGGCCTTGAAGTGCTCGAAGACCTCCGCGTTGAACAGCAGGGCCTTGGTGGGGATGCAGCCCACGTGCAGGCAGGTGCCGCCCAGCAGGTCGTTCTTCTCGATGAGCGCGGTCTTCAGCCCCCACTGCCCGGCGCGGATGGCGGCGGTGTAGCCCGCCGGGCC is a window encoding:
- a CDS encoding FAD-dependent oxidoreductase; protein product: MPEIIYDVAIVGSGPAGYTAAIRAGQWGLKTALIEKNDLLGGTCLHVGCIPTKALLFNAEVFEHFKAAKEYGVEGVSAPKLNWTTVQQRKDKVVTKHAKGLEFLMRKNKVTTIQGYGKLTGPAKDGVFSVEVFTAGGGGAGGETTFVKAKNVILATGSEARMLPGLEPDSRVLTNIEILSLSALPKSLIVVGAGAVGVEFASIYRSFDTEVTLLEMLPRLVPLEDEEVSKELARCFRKRGINYQVNCKVDKVEKTKTGVAVSITVEGKPQKLEAEKILIAVGRKPNTENVGLEKVPAIKSERGYIHVNEWMQTGEPGVYAVGDIVVGLPQLAHAGAMEGIV